A region of the Candidatus Thermoplasmatota archaeon genome:
AGGCCGAAATCCACGTCCGCCGCGGCAATGCCCCGCACCGGCACCGGGTCGGAGCGCCACATCGAGTTGCGGTTGGGCAGGATGACGACGAAGCTCGTGTAGTCCGTGACCACGCCGTGCGCAAGCGCAAGCGCGCGGATCTCCTCGACGAGGTGGGCAAGCTCGCCCTCCTGCGCGACGCGCGCCTCCAGGGCCTGGATGCGGTCGAGCGCAACCGCGCGGGCCAGGCGCGCGTCGCAGGGCTCGTCCGAGAGGCGGAAGGCGAAGGCCACGGACCCGCCGCCGATCGTGGCGACGCCGCGAAGCTCGGCCTTGTGCGCGGGCACGGTTCCGCTCGCCGACGCCTCGCTCCGTGAGCCCGCGAGGCCCACGGGCGAGACGGGGCTCAGGTACGCCAGGCGCGGCGCGTCGTGCCCGACGACGCGGTGGACAAAGACGCGCTCGCTTCCGGAGACGCAGGAGAGAAGATGCCCTTCGGGCGGTGTGGAGGGCGCCTGCCATCCGACGGAAAGACGCGTGCTCTCCTGGTTCGGACGCGGCCCGACGGCATAGTCGACGCGAACGCCCTTGCCGTTCCCGCGCACGAGCGCGTCGGCGGGCGAGGCGACGGCGGCGAGGTTGCCGGCGCCGTCCTCGACGTGGACCTCGATGCGCGCGCCAAGGTCCATGCCAAAGCCCGAGACGGGCGCGGCAAGGTCGAGCCTGCGCGCTCCGCTCGCGTCGGAAAGCCGCATCTCGTAGGTGAGGACGGCATCCACGTCGGTGAACTCGGCGACGTTCACGAGGTAGGAGAACCGGCGTCCGCCGGGCGTCTTCTCCACGAGCCCGCCGGTCTCCTCGATGGCCTTCCACGCGTCGTACTCCGAGCGCGCGGCGGCGCGGTCGGCGATGCGCGCGACGTGCAGCATCCCGTCGCGCAAGAGCGTGAGGCCCGTGACGTGGGCGCCCTCGGGAAGGTCGACGACGAAGGGGAACTCGGGATCGGGGCCGCGGTTGCGGATCTGGGCGAGCACCTGGACGACGGCCACGTCGTCGCGGACGTGCGCGCGCACGATCACGTACACGAACCAGGTCTCGGTGCGCCAATCGCCGCGGGCGGGGTCCCA
Encoded here:
- a CDS encoding VIT domain-containing protein, which codes for PVGPPATCLGERVLACLPEPLAPCVPHALECSPFSICTSGGRGRFTYNVCRESADLSECAVETSHCHGFGEPCEAAHGRPIVTLDFCWLRAEQVWDPARGDWRTETWFVYVIVRAHVRDDVAVVQVLAQIRNRGPDPEFPFVVDLPEGAHVTGLTLLRDGMLHVARIADRAAARSEYDAWKAIEETGGLVEKTPGGRRFSYLVNVAEFTDVDAVLTYEMRLSDASGARRLDLAAPVSGFGMDLGARIEVHVEDGAGNLAAVASPADALVRGNGKGVRVDYAVGPRPNQESTRLSVGWQAPSTPPEGHLLSCVSGSERVFVHRVVGHDAPRLAYLSPVSPVGLAGSRSEASASGTVPAHKAELRGVATIGGGSVAFAFRLSDEPCDARLARAVALDRIQALEARVAQEGELAHLVEEIRALALAHGVVTDYTSFVVILPNRNSMWRSDPVPVRGIAAADVDFGLVVAEDLAVLESGKARSSAMLGFAQRRDLRAPAIAVDEFQRSAAPGSDAAARASTAGVESAAPATGFEVLLVLGLAGAVVWTRRR